One window of the Spea bombifrons isolate aSpeBom1 chromosome 8, aSpeBom1.2.pri, whole genome shotgun sequence genome contains the following:
- the LOC128503362 gene encoding peptidoglycan-recognition protein SC2-like isoform X1: MDCCIRRTSHSTGISSPGLYTHTETMILLVTLLSVFCVITHGCPTILSKSAWGGRRGTCTTRLRTPVKNVIIHHTAGASCSSRPACIGQAKATQNFHINTNRWCDVGYNFLVGEDGAVYEGRGWTIHGAHAINYNSVSIGISVMGTFTKRAPNANALNAIKSLISCGVSKGFIRRDYILMGHRKVYKTECPGNELYKIIKTWPNFKA, from the exons ATGGACTGTTGCATTCGAAGGACTTCCCACAGCACAG gtATTTCGTCTCCTgggttatatacacacacagagaccaTGATATTGCTTGTTACCCTTCTGTCGGTCTTCTGTGTCATTACACATG GATGTCCCACCATCCTCAGCAAGTCTGCCTGGGGGGGAAGAAGAGGGACATGCACCACCCGTCTACGCACACCGGTCAAAAATGTGATCATCCATCATACAGCTGGAGCATCGTGTAGCTCGAGGCCTGCGTGTATTGGCCAAGCCAAAGCTACACAGAACTTTCACATCAATACAAACCGCTGGTGTGATGTCGGATACAA CTTCCTAGTTGGAGAAGACGGAGCTGTTTATGAAGGTCGTGGCTGGACTATTCATGGAGCTCACGCCATAAACTACAACTCTGTGTCCATTGGAATCAGCGTTATGGGGACCTTTacca AACGAGCTCCGAACGCTAACGCTCTAAACGCAATTAAAAGTCTCATCAGTTGCGGAGTCTCAAAAGGCTTCATCAGAAGAGATTATATCCTAATGGGACATCGCAAAGTGTATAAAACAGAGTGCCCAGGAAATGAATTGTACAAAATTATCAAAACCTGGCCCAATTTTAAGGCTTAA
- the LOC128503362 gene encoding peptidoglycan-recognition protein SC2-like isoform X2, translating to MDCCIRRTSHSTETMILLVTLLSVFCVITHGCPTILSKSAWGGRRGTCTTRLRTPVKNVIIHHTAGASCSSRPACIGQAKATQNFHINTNRWCDVGYNFLVGEDGAVYEGRGWTIHGAHAINYNSVSIGISVMGTFTKRAPNANALNAIKSLISCGVSKGFIRRDYILMGHRKVYKTECPGNELYKIIKTWPNFKA from the exons ATGGACTGTTGCATTCGAAGGACTTCCCACAGCACAG agaccaTGATATTGCTTGTTACCCTTCTGTCGGTCTTCTGTGTCATTACACATG GATGTCCCACCATCCTCAGCAAGTCTGCCTGGGGGGGAAGAAGAGGGACATGCACCACCCGTCTACGCACACCGGTCAAAAATGTGATCATCCATCATACAGCTGGAGCATCGTGTAGCTCGAGGCCTGCGTGTATTGGCCAAGCCAAAGCTACACAGAACTTTCACATCAATACAAACCGCTGGTGTGATGTCGGATACAA CTTCCTAGTTGGAGAAGACGGAGCTGTTTATGAAGGTCGTGGCTGGACTATTCATGGAGCTCACGCCATAAACTACAACTCTGTGTCCATTGGAATCAGCGTTATGGGGACCTTTacca AACGAGCTCCGAACGCTAACGCTCTAAACGCAATTAAAAGTCTCATCAGTTGCGGAGTCTCAAAAGGCTTCATCAGAAGAGATTATATCCTAATGGGACATCGCAAAGTGTATAAAACAGAGTGCCCAGGAAATGAATTGTACAAAATTATCAAAACCTGGCCCAATTTTAAGGCTTAA